Proteins encoded within one genomic window of Clostridiales bacterium:
- the aspS gene encoding aspartate--tRNA ligase — protein sequence MAEFLGDWKRTCYAGEADESLIGRETIVMGWVNTRRDFGGLIFVDLRDRSGILQVVFDSSVIKDEFHKAEKLRSEYVIAVKGKIRRRSEETVNPKIKTGTIELLATAVKILSDADTPPFELDDVHLVNEPLRLKYRYLELRTPRLQEIMRIRNLVCKISRDYLSKNGFWEIETPYLGKSTPEGARDYLVPSRVHPGSFYALSQSPQLYKQLLMISGFDRYYQIARCFRDEDLRANRQPEFTQIDLEMSFVDNEEDVMTVTEGMIKELFEKIKGVKLPEKLPRLTYQEAMNRFGTDKPDTRFGLELIDISDLAKDCGFKVFSDAVKNGGSVRMINAKGFIKGDNPILSRRDIDALTDFVKIFRAKGLAWIAVREDGIQSVITKFMSEETTQAILKRANAEIGDILFFGADKDQIVFDALGALRLKLGQTAGLIDRSRYDALWITDFPLLEYSEEEKRYVAKHHPFTSPKNEDLELLDKEPQKVRAKAYDLVINGAEVGGGSLRIFNRDIQNKMFKVLGLTDEQIADRFGFFVNAFKYGTPPHGGLAFGLDRLVMLLADTDNIKDVIPFPKVQNASDLMTGAPDKVEPRQLKELSIKIDLE from the coding sequence GGACATGCTATGCCGGCGAAGCCGACGAAAGCTTGATTGGCCGAGAAACAATCGTAATGGGCTGGGTAAACACCCGACGCGATTTTGGCGGATTGATATTTGTGGATTTGCGAGACCGAAGCGGCATTTTGCAGGTAGTGTTTGATTCCTCGGTAATTAAGGACGAGTTTCACAAGGCGGAAAAGTTGCGCAGCGAATATGTTATCGCGGTAAAAGGCAAGATACGCCGTCGTTCCGAGGAAACTGTTAACCCCAAAATCAAAACGGGAACTATTGAGCTTTTGGCGACGGCCGTCAAAATTTTGTCCGACGCCGACACGCCGCCTTTTGAGCTGGACGATGTTCATTTGGTTAACGAGCCGTTAAGGCTAAAATATAGATATTTGGAGCTAAGAACGCCAAGGCTTCAAGAGATTATGCGCATAAGAAATTTAGTGTGCAAGATTTCGCGGGATTATCTTAGCAAAAACGGTTTTTGGGAGATTGAAACGCCGTATTTGGGCAAATCCACGCCCGAGGGTGCCAGGGACTATCTTGTCCCCAGCCGCGTCCATCCCGGCAGCTTTTACGCGCTATCCCAATCGCCGCAATTATATAAGCAATTATTGATGATATCGGGGTTTGACCGTTATTACCAAATAGCCAGATGTTTTAGGGACGAGGACCTAAGAGCCAACCGCCAGCCCGAGTTTACCCAGATAGACTTGGAAATGTCGTTTGTGGACAATGAAGAAGATGTGATGACCGTGACGGAAGGCATGATAAAAGAGCTTTTTGAAAAGATAAAAGGGGTTAAATTGCCCGAAAAGTTGCCCCGCCTTACCTATCAAGAGGCGATGAACAGGTTTGGCACGGACAAGCCCGATACCCGTTTCGGCCTTGAGCTTATAGACATATCCGATCTTGCTAAAGATTGCGGCTTTAAGGTTTTTTCGGACGCTGTCAAAAACGGCGGCAGCGTGCGCATGATAAACGCCAAGGGCTTTATTAAAGGCGATAACCCCATATTATCGCGCCGCGATATAGACGCATTGACCGATTTTGTCAAGATATTCAGGGCAAAAGGCTTGGCGTGGATTGCGGTAAGAGAAGACGGGATACAGTCCGTTATTACCAAATTTATGTCCGAAGAAACAACGCAAGCAATCCTAAAACGCGCCAACGCCGAAATAGGCGATATACTGTTTTTTGGCGCGGACAAAGACCAAATAGTGTTTGACGCTTTGGGCGCCCTAAGGCTAAAACTAGGCCAAACAGCCGGGCTAATTGACCGTTCAAGATACGACGCGCTATGGATAACCGATTTTCCTCTTTTGGAATACAGCGAGGAGGAAAAGCGTTATGTGGCCAAGCACCATCCTTTTACCAGCCCCAAAAACGAAGACCTTGAGCTTTTGGACAAAGAGCCCCAAAAAGTTCGCGCCAAGGCGTATGACTTGGTAATTAACGGCGCGGAAGTAGGCGGCGGCAGCCTGAGAATATTTAATAGGGATATCCAAAACAAAATGTTTAAGGTATTGGGCTTGACAGACGAGCAGATTGCCGACAGGTTTGGATTTTTTGTTAATGCGTTCAAATACGGAACGCCCCCGCACGGCGGCTTGGCGTTTGGATTGGATAGATTGGTGATGCTTTTGGCGGACACCGACAATATAAAAGATGTTATACCTTTCCCTAAGGTGCAAAACGCCTCGGACTTGATGACAGGAGCGCCCGACAAGGTAGAGCCCCGT